In a genomic window of Echeneis naucrates chromosome 4, fEcheNa1.1, whole genome shotgun sequence:
- the scamp4 gene encoding secretory carrier-associated membrane protein 4, with amino-acid sequence MAERANNFPPLPKFLRIKPCFYQNIEEEIPTPHQQLVRRVYTLWMMYSGTLVINVIACIAWWAGGGGATNFGFSLLWLVLFSPCSYTCWFRPLYKAFRADSSFNFMAFFFVFFLQCVLALIQTIGISGWGTCGWIATVMFFSYNVGSAIVMLITALLFTLVTALMALVLLKVHRLYRGGGGSLERAQEEWSTGMWKSAPVREAGFNAVAQTAQGPSLPQYPAAVPSYPDNSHW; translated from the exons ATGGCAG AGCGGGCAAATAATTTTCCTCCCCTGCCTAAGTTTTTGAGAATAAAGCCATGCTTTTACCAGAACATTGAAGAGGAAATCCCCACACCTCACCAGCAGTTGGTGCGGAGAGTCTACACGCTGTGGATGA tgtATTCAGGCACGCTGGTTATAAATGTCATTGCATGTATTGCATGGTGGGCTGGTGGAGGGGGTGCAACGAACTTCGGCTTTTCTTTGCTCTGGCTCGTCCTCTTCAGTCCCTGTAGTTACACTTGCTGGTTCAGACCACTCTACAAAGCTTTCAG GGCTGATAGCTCGTTCAACTTCATGgccttcttcttcgtcttcttcctTCAGTGTGTCTTGGCCCTCATCCAGACTATAGGCATCTCTGGCTGGGGAACATG CGGCTGGATTGCGACAGTGATGTTTTTCAGCTACAATGTGGGCTCAGCTATAGTCATGCTTATCACAGCTCTGCTCTTCACTCTGGTGACTGCATTAATGGCACTGGTGCTCCTTAAG GTGCACAGACTGTACCGTGGCGGTGGCGGGAGTTTGGAGCGCGCTCAGGAAGAGTGGAGCACCGGGATGTGGAAGAGTGCACCAGTGAGGGAAGCAGGGTTCAATGCTGTGGCTCAGACAGCACAAGGCCCGAGCTTGCCCCAGTACCCAGCTGCTGTGCCGAGCTATCCCGACAACAGTCACTGGTGA
- the chaf1a gene encoding chromatin assembly factor 1 subunit A isoform X2: protein MLAAENPSVDGHLAASTPRRRGMDCKSSNNASKKLIQARLPFKRLNPEPKENQPPKRPCAHACPEPSDRENENESFSLPVHSGPPLVNGRGPLDGFLSHRHPAASDENAVIDLTQNEPLTPAKCPDSAAVALPLVSTKDKHQGKDETVYSEKSNSKQQTPTAHTRDCVEVDDDDDDDDDDEVEEIEDEDGNQTASISHLDTTQDSDSETEEQNESGNISSLGNKSTLSTSSISSMSESSPEKSKTDDPTPTTTPSEPKTTPKTAGDQKKVKRRSLRNLQEQEERLRLRQEKERQREEAKAAKEKKKEEARKLKEEREKEKREKKEKDEREKREKKEKEEKEKAERLKAKEELRKSKLEAKLEEKRKKENEKRMKEEEKRLKEEKDRLKAEKAEITRFLQKAKIQQAPKTLAAACGKFAPFEIKENMALAPLCRVQCEDSVLEDLDRCLLNPAMNLGGLKDWIGQKPRQSGPTKPRLKNSLSDCAAVEGPKPDGVPDRKRYGSMKLLQFHENYRPAYWGTWSKKSSHISPRCPLRLDKELLDYEVDSDEEWEEEEPGESLSHSEGEDEEEGGEDDDDDDDGFFVPHGYLSDDEGALEEEEGGDLEKQKMRQKLKAREWDELMSTKKKMKVLDPVVRGCIWEGEGPGLELLQPYAVCLVEPLPKVDTSVSPEERSKKVQNDAQLLGQLLPLLHGNVNSSKIIITEFQEFCRQQTSSSLSPPEMSSPQGAAENIPTRIQLKRLIKNNAVYEKRSNYRRCCWYVHTEVLSSYGQEALPVPCQWTYLTTGAREESREEPQAATGSQGNSPTTPQTSSTTSLTSSKRKSAGSIPITKFMKRCTDPEQTEPMEVDGFQADTEEDDEDDCVIVSTHSGE from the exons ATGTTGGCGGCGGAGAACCCATCTGTGGACGGACATTTGGCAGCATCGACTCCCCGCAGAAGAG gtatgGATTGTAAGTCAAGTAACAATGCCAGCAAGAAACTTATACAAG CTCGCCTGCCATTTAAGCGTCTGAACCCTGAACCTAAAGAGAACCAGCCACCTAAACGCCCTTGTGCACATGCCTGTCCTGAACcttcagacagagaaaatgagaatgaGTCCTTTTCACTCCCAGTGCACAGCGGACCACCTTTGGTTAATGGTCGAGGGCCCCTTGATGGCTTCCTGAGCCACAGGCACCCTGCAGCCTCAGATGAGAATGCCGTTATCGATCTGACACAGAACGAACCTTTGACTCCTGCAAAGTGCCCTGATTCAGCTGCTGTTGCCCTTCCCCTTGTCTCAACAAAAGATAAGCATCAGGGCAAAGATGAAACTGTTTATTCTGAGAAATccaacagcaaacagcaaactCCTACAGCACATACTAGAGACTGTGTAgaagttgatgatgatgatgatgatgatgatgatgatgaagtagAAGAGATTGAGGATGAAGATGGAAATCAGACAGCTTCTATCTCACATCTTGACACAACCCAGGAttctgacagtgaaacagaggAGCAGAATGAGTCGGGAAACATTTCCAGTTTGGGAAACAAGTCCACACTATCAACGTCTTCCATCAGCTCCATGTCTGAAAGCTCACCAGAAAAGTCCAAGACCGATGACCCTACACCCACTACTACACCTTCA GAGCCAAAGACCACCCCCAAGACAGCAGGAGATCAGAAAAAGGTCAAAAGACGCTCATTAAGG AATTTACAAGAACAAGAAGAGAGGCTTCGTTTGCGACAAGAGAAGGAGCGACAGAGGGAAGAGGCAAAAGctgcaaaggagaaaaagaaagaagaagctCGCAAACTAAAGGAGGAACGAGAAAAGGAAAAAcgtgagaaaaaggaaaaagatgagCGAGAGAaacgagaaaaaaaagagaaggaagagaaagaaaaggcagagaggtTAAAAGCAAAGGAGGAACTACGGAAATCCAAGCTAGA GGCCAAGCTTGAAGAAAAacggaagaaagaaaatgagaagcgaatgaaggaggaggagaaacggttgaaagaggagaaagat CGCCTCAAAGCGGAGAAAGCAGAAATCACACGGTTTCTACAGAAAGCCAAGATCCAGCAGGCACCAAAG ACGCTTGCAGCTGCTTGTGGGAAGTTCGCCccatttgaaataaaagaaaacatggctctGGCACCATTGTGTCGGGTTCAGTGTGAGGACTCTGTTTTGGAAGATCTTGATCGCTGTTTGTTGAATCCTGCCATGAACCTGGGTGGATTAAAAGACTGGATCGGGCAAAAGCCCCGACAGTCAGGACCTACCAAACCAAGACTGAAGAACTCATTGAG TGACTGTGCAGCAGTTGAGGGACCTAAACCAGATGGTGTGCCAGACCGAAAACGTTATGGATCCATGAAACTTTTGCAGTTCCATGAGAACTACCGTCCAGCATACTGGGGCACCTGGAGTAAGAAGAGTTCACACATCTCACCTCGTTGTCCCCTCAGACTGGACAAG GAGTTGTTGGATTATGAGGTGGACAGTGATGAAgaatgggaggaagaggagccaGGGGAGTCCTTGTCACATAGCGAAGGG gaagatgaagaggaaggaggtgaagatgacgacgatgatgatgatgggttcTTTGTTCCTCATGGTTACCTTTCAGATGATGAGGGAGCACTGGAAGAGGAG GAGGGTGGAGAtttggaaaagcagaaaatgcgCCAGAAACTGAAAGCCAGGGAATGGGATGAGCTGATGTCCAccaagaagaagatgaaggtgCTGGACCCAGTGGTGAGGGGCTGCATCTGGGAGGGAGAAGGACCTGGTTTGGAACTCCTCCAGCCTTATGCTGTGTGCCTGGTTGAGCCTTTACCCAAAGTGGACACCAGCGTCAGCCCAGAGGAACGGTCAAAGAAGGTTCAGAATGATGCTCAAT TACTTGGTCAACTGCTACCTCTGCTGCACGGCaatgtaaacagcagcaaaataatCATCACAGAGTTCCAGGAGTTTTGCCGTCAGCAGACCTCATCCTCATTGTCACCTCCTGAAATGTCCAGCCCTCAGGGTGCGGCAGAAAACATTCCTACCAG AATACAGCTGAAGCGCCTCATAAAGAACAACGCTGTTTACGAGAAACGCTCAAACTACAGACGCTGCTGCTGGTATGTGCACACAGAAGTCCTCTCCAGTTATGGTCAGGAGGCTCTTCCAGTGCCCTGCCAGTGGACCTACCTCACCACAGGTGCTCGAGAAGAGTCCCGGGAAGAACCACAGGCAGCCACAGGCTCTCAGGGAAACTCTCCCACTACACCTCAGACGTCCTCTACAACTTCTTTAACCTCCAGTAAAAGAAAGAGTGCAGGCAGCATTCCCATTACCAAGTTCATGAAGAGATGCACTGATCCTGAGCAG ACAGAACCGATGGAGGTAGATGGTTTTCAAGCtgacacagaggaagatgatgaagatgactgTGTCATCGTCTCCACACACAGTGGTGAGTGA
- the chaf1a gene encoding chromatin assembly factor 1 subunit A isoform X1, whose protein sequence is MLAAENPSVDGHLAASTPRRRGMDCKSSNNASKKLIQARLPFKRLNPEPKENQPPKRPCAHACPEPSDRENENESFSLPVHSGPPLVNGRGPLDGFLSHRHPAASDENAVIDLTQNEPLTPAKCPDSAAVALPLVSTKDKHQGKDETVYSEKSNSKQQTPTAHTRDCVEVDDDDDDDDDDEVEEIEDEDGNQTASISHLDTTQDSDSETEEQNESGNISSLGNKSTLSTSSISSMSESSPEKSKTDDPTPTTTPSEPKTTPKTAGDQKKVKRRSLRNLQEQEERLRLRQEKERQREEAKAAKEKKKEEARKLKEEREKEKREKKEKDEREKREKKEKEEKEKAERLKAKEELRKSKLEAKLEEKRKKENEKRMKEEEKRLKEEKDRLKAEKAEITRFLQKAKIQQAPKTLAAACGKFAPFEIKENMALAPLCRVQCEDSVLEDLDRCLLNPAMNLGGLKDWIGQKPRQSGPTKPRLKNSLSDCAAVEGPKPDGVPDRKRYGSMKLLQFHENYRPAYWGTWSKKSSHISPRCPLRLDKELLDYEVDSDEEWEEEEPGESLSHSEGEDEEEGGEDDDDDDDGFFVPHGYLSDDEGALEEEEGGDLEKQKMRQKLKAREWDELMSTKKKMKVLDPVVRGCIWEGEGPGLELLQPYAVCLVEPLPKVDTSVSPEERSKKVQNDAQLLGQLLPLLHGNVNSSKIIITEFQEFCRQQTSSSLSPPEMSSPQGAAENIPTRIQLKRLIKNNAVYEKRSNYRRCCWYVHTEVLSSYGQEALPVPCQWTYLTTGAREESREEPQAATGSQGNSPTTPQTSSTTSLTSSKRKSAGSIPITKFMKRCTDPEQTEPMEVDGFQADTEEDDEDDCVIVSTHSGPTRESSGEGDILREAAPTDTAALPVASAAQTFATA, encoded by the exons ATGTTGGCGGCGGAGAACCCATCTGTGGACGGACATTTGGCAGCATCGACTCCCCGCAGAAGAG gtatgGATTGTAAGTCAAGTAACAATGCCAGCAAGAAACTTATACAAG CTCGCCTGCCATTTAAGCGTCTGAACCCTGAACCTAAAGAGAACCAGCCACCTAAACGCCCTTGTGCACATGCCTGTCCTGAACcttcagacagagaaaatgagaatgaGTCCTTTTCACTCCCAGTGCACAGCGGACCACCTTTGGTTAATGGTCGAGGGCCCCTTGATGGCTTCCTGAGCCACAGGCACCCTGCAGCCTCAGATGAGAATGCCGTTATCGATCTGACACAGAACGAACCTTTGACTCCTGCAAAGTGCCCTGATTCAGCTGCTGTTGCCCTTCCCCTTGTCTCAACAAAAGATAAGCATCAGGGCAAAGATGAAACTGTTTATTCTGAGAAATccaacagcaaacagcaaactCCTACAGCACATACTAGAGACTGTGTAgaagttgatgatgatgatgatgatgatgatgatgatgaagtagAAGAGATTGAGGATGAAGATGGAAATCAGACAGCTTCTATCTCACATCTTGACACAACCCAGGAttctgacagtgaaacagaggAGCAGAATGAGTCGGGAAACATTTCCAGTTTGGGAAACAAGTCCACACTATCAACGTCTTCCATCAGCTCCATGTCTGAAAGCTCACCAGAAAAGTCCAAGACCGATGACCCTACACCCACTACTACACCTTCA GAGCCAAAGACCACCCCCAAGACAGCAGGAGATCAGAAAAAGGTCAAAAGACGCTCATTAAGG AATTTACAAGAACAAGAAGAGAGGCTTCGTTTGCGACAAGAGAAGGAGCGACAGAGGGAAGAGGCAAAAGctgcaaaggagaaaaagaaagaagaagctCGCAAACTAAAGGAGGAACGAGAAAAGGAAAAAcgtgagaaaaaggaaaaagatgagCGAGAGAaacgagaaaaaaaagagaaggaagagaaagaaaaggcagagaggtTAAAAGCAAAGGAGGAACTACGGAAATCCAAGCTAGA GGCCAAGCTTGAAGAAAAacggaagaaagaaaatgagaagcgaatgaaggaggaggagaaacggttgaaagaggagaaagat CGCCTCAAAGCGGAGAAAGCAGAAATCACACGGTTTCTACAGAAAGCCAAGATCCAGCAGGCACCAAAG ACGCTTGCAGCTGCTTGTGGGAAGTTCGCCccatttgaaataaaagaaaacatggctctGGCACCATTGTGTCGGGTTCAGTGTGAGGACTCTGTTTTGGAAGATCTTGATCGCTGTTTGTTGAATCCTGCCATGAACCTGGGTGGATTAAAAGACTGGATCGGGCAAAAGCCCCGACAGTCAGGACCTACCAAACCAAGACTGAAGAACTCATTGAG TGACTGTGCAGCAGTTGAGGGACCTAAACCAGATGGTGTGCCAGACCGAAAACGTTATGGATCCATGAAACTTTTGCAGTTCCATGAGAACTACCGTCCAGCATACTGGGGCACCTGGAGTAAGAAGAGTTCACACATCTCACCTCGTTGTCCCCTCAGACTGGACAAG GAGTTGTTGGATTATGAGGTGGACAGTGATGAAgaatgggaggaagaggagccaGGGGAGTCCTTGTCACATAGCGAAGGG gaagatgaagaggaaggaggtgaagatgacgacgatgatgatgatgggttcTTTGTTCCTCATGGTTACCTTTCAGATGATGAGGGAGCACTGGAAGAGGAG GAGGGTGGAGAtttggaaaagcagaaaatgcgCCAGAAACTGAAAGCCAGGGAATGGGATGAGCTGATGTCCAccaagaagaagatgaaggtgCTGGACCCAGTGGTGAGGGGCTGCATCTGGGAGGGAGAAGGACCTGGTTTGGAACTCCTCCAGCCTTATGCTGTGTGCCTGGTTGAGCCTTTACCCAAAGTGGACACCAGCGTCAGCCCAGAGGAACGGTCAAAGAAGGTTCAGAATGATGCTCAAT TACTTGGTCAACTGCTACCTCTGCTGCACGGCaatgtaaacagcagcaaaataatCATCACAGAGTTCCAGGAGTTTTGCCGTCAGCAGACCTCATCCTCATTGTCACCTCCTGAAATGTCCAGCCCTCAGGGTGCGGCAGAAAACATTCCTACCAG AATACAGCTGAAGCGCCTCATAAAGAACAACGCTGTTTACGAGAAACGCTCAAACTACAGACGCTGCTGCTGGTATGTGCACACAGAAGTCCTCTCCAGTTATGGTCAGGAGGCTCTTCCAGTGCCCTGCCAGTGGACCTACCTCACCACAGGTGCTCGAGAAGAGTCCCGGGAAGAACCACAGGCAGCCACAGGCTCTCAGGGAAACTCTCCCACTACACCTCAGACGTCCTCTACAACTTCTTTAACCTCCAGTAAAAGAAAGAGTGCAGGCAGCATTCCCATTACCAAGTTCATGAAGAGATGCACTGATCCTGAGCAG ACAGAACCGATGGAGGTAGATGGTTTTCAAGCtgacacagaggaagatgatgaagatgactgTGTCATCGTCTCCACACACAGTG GTCCAACCAGAGAGAGCTCTGGGGAGGGAGACATCCTCAGGGAAGCTGCTCCCACTGACACAGCAGCTCTCCCTGTGGCCAGCGCTGCTCAGACATTCGCCACTGCTTGA